The proteins below come from a single Tsuneonella deserti genomic window:
- the pip gene encoding prolyl aminopeptidase gives MTASYSGRRTLYPPIEPYQSGMLDVGGGHSIYWERVGTPGAKPAVMLHGGPGAGCNEKHRSQWNPALYDVLLFDQRGCGRSKPFASLENNTTWDLVADIEALREMYGHDKWQVFGGSWGSTLSLCYAQKHPERVSELILRGIFLCEQNELDWLYEYGASEVFPEEWEAFNDHIPASERGDLLAAYSRRLTGEDRQARIAAAKAWSRWEGVTVTLLPDPKGLEESTQDEHADAIARIETHYFNHMCWLEPGQLLRDAHKLHDIPGVIVQGRHDCCTPPSAAWSLKKAWPQVDLQIVPDASHSFSEPGITDGLVRATDMFAG, from the coding sequence ATGACCGCCAGCTATTCCGGGCGCCGCACGCTCTATCCGCCGATCGAGCCATACCAATCGGGAATGCTGGACGTCGGCGGTGGTCATTCGATCTACTGGGAGCGCGTCGGCACTCCCGGCGCGAAGCCGGCAGTGATGCTGCACGGGGGGCCGGGCGCGGGATGCAACGAAAAGCACCGGAGCCAGTGGAATCCGGCCCTTTACGACGTGCTGCTGTTCGATCAGCGCGGGTGCGGCCGGTCGAAGCCGTTTGCCAGCCTGGAGAACAACACGACCTGGGACCTTGTCGCGGACATCGAGGCTCTGCGCGAGATGTACGGCCACGACAAATGGCAGGTCTTCGGCGGTAGCTGGGGCTCCACCCTTTCGCTCTGCTACGCTCAAAAACATCCGGAGCGGGTCAGCGAACTCATCCTCCGCGGTATTTTTCTGTGCGAGCAAAATGAACTGGACTGGCTGTACGAATACGGCGCAAGCGAAGTTTTCCCGGAGGAATGGGAAGCCTTCAATGATCATATTCCCGCGTCCGAGCGCGGGGACCTGCTCGCTGCGTATTCGCGCAGGCTGACCGGTGAGGACCGTCAGGCTCGCATTGCTGCAGCCAAGGCGTGGAGCCGCTGGGAAGGTGTCACCGTCACGCTGCTGCCGGATCCCAAGGGTCTGGAGGAATCAACGCAGGACGAGCACGCCGATGCAATCGCGCGGATAGAAACGCATTATTTCAATCACATGTGTTGGCTCGAACCCGGTCAACTCCTGCGCGATGCGCATAAGCTGCACGATATCCCCGGGGTTATCGTGCAGGGGCGACATGATTGCTGCACCCCGCCGTCAGCCGCTTGGTCGCTGAAAAAGGCTTGGCCGCAGGTCGATCTCCAGATCGTGCCGGACGCCAGCCATTCGTTCTCGGAACCAGGCATCACCGACGGTCTGGTACGCGCGACAGACATGTTCGCGGGCTGA
- a CDS encoding anthranilate synthase component II yields MILVIDNYDSFTFNLVHYLMELGAEVRVVRNDAISADEAIQSGAQGFLISPGPCTPNEAGVSLDLVGACAAAGKPLLGVCLGHQSIGQHFGGRVVRGGLMHGKTSAVTHDSTGVFVGLPSPFMATRYHSLVVEQVPPALVVNATSEDTHVMGFRHIELPIHGVQFHPESIATEHGHALLANFLAMCGIAAKKVA; encoded by the coding sequence ATGATCCTCGTCATCGACAATTACGACAGCTTCACGTTCAACCTGGTCCACTACCTGATGGAGCTGGGCGCCGAGGTCCGCGTGGTTCGCAATGACGCGATCAGTGCGGACGAGGCAATTCAGAGCGGTGCCCAGGGATTTCTCATCAGCCCCGGCCCGTGCACCCCCAACGAGGCTGGAGTGAGCCTCGATCTGGTCGGTGCGTGCGCCGCGGCCGGCAAGCCGCTGCTCGGGGTTTGCCTGGGCCACCAGTCCATTGGCCAGCACTTTGGCGGGCGGGTTGTGCGCGGCGGGCTGATGCACGGCAAAACCAGCGCGGTGACTCACGACAGCACCGGAGTGTTCGTCGGACTCCCCTCGCCCTTCATGGCGACGCGCTACCACAGCCTCGTGGTGGAGCAGGTGCCACCCGCCCTGGTGGTCAATGCGACCTCGGAGGATACCCACGTCATGGGATTCCGGCACATCGAGCTGCCAATTCACGGTGTGCAGTTCCACCCGGAGAGCATCGCGACCGAACACGGACACGCATTGCTCGCCAATTTCCTTGCCATGTGTGGGATCGCGGCAAAGAAGGTCGCATGA
- the trpD gene encoding anthranilate phosphoribosyltransferase, with product MKTLPAAEPHLKESQAEEVFGALLDGEVSEAEIARFLCEMSDRGETADEIAGAARALRARLIPVDAPDDAIDVCGTGGDGHHTLNVSTAVSLVVASSGVPVAKHGNRAASSKAGAADTLEALGMNMEAAGRTAEKSLSELGICFLFAANHHPAMRRIQPIRQKLGRRTIFNLMGPLSNPAGVKGQLIGIARPAYVPIYAEAAARLGTRRTMIVSGDEGLDELSLAGGNEVADVRGHEWELRRARASDAGLPTAPIEAIRGGDALHNAKALKALLMGAPGPYRDAVLFNAAAALIIAGRASDYSEGAVRAAEALDSGRAEDLLARWIELTR from the coding sequence ATGAAGACGCTGCCCGCCGCCGAGCCCCATCTGAAAGAGAGCCAGGCTGAAGAGGTCTTCGGCGCGCTTCTGGACGGAGAGGTGAGCGAGGCGGAAATCGCGCGCTTCCTCTGTGAGATGTCCGATCGCGGCGAGACGGCGGATGAGATTGCGGGAGCCGCGCGGGCTCTGCGGGCAAGGCTGATCCCGGTGGATGCGCCGGACGATGCGATCGACGTTTGCGGCACCGGCGGTGACGGGCATCATACGCTTAACGTTTCGACAGCCGTCAGTCTGGTCGTGGCCAGCTCCGGCGTGCCGGTCGCCAAGCATGGCAACCGCGCCGCGAGCAGCAAGGCCGGCGCGGCCGACACGCTCGAAGCGCTCGGCATGAACATGGAAGCGGCGGGAAGGACGGCAGAGAAGTCGTTGTCGGAGTTGGGAATATGCTTCCTGTTCGCCGCCAACCACCACCCCGCGATGCGCCGCATCCAGCCCATCCGCCAGAAACTGGGTCGCCGCACCATCTTCAACCTGATGGGCCCGCTGTCGAATCCTGCCGGAGTGAAAGGCCAACTCATCGGCATTGCCCGGCCCGCATATGTTCCGATTTACGCGGAAGCCGCAGCTCGCCTTGGGACTCGCCGGACGATGATCGTGTCGGGTGACGAGGGTCTCGACGAGTTGAGCCTGGCGGGTGGCAATGAAGTCGCCGACGTGCGCGGGCACGAATGGGAGCTGCGCCGCGCGCGAGCGTCGGACGCCGGGCTGCCTACGGCCCCGATCGAGGCGATCCGGGGCGGGGACGCGCTGCACAATGCCAAGGCGTTGAAGGCATTGCTCATGGGCGCACCCGGACCCTATCGCGATGCAGTGCTGTTCAACGCTGCCGCCGCGCTGATTATCGCCGGTCGCGCATCCGATTACTCCGAGGGAGCGGTGCGCGCAGCCGAAGCGCTCGATTCCGGGCGGGCCGAAGATCTCCTCGCTCGCTGGATCGAACTCACCCGATGA
- the trpC gene encoding indole-3-glycerol phosphate synthase TrpC, which produces MNKLEEICATKRQEVAERRALATVDDLDRMAAGQTAPRGFRAALENKSRDGFALIAEIKKASPSKGLIRPDFRPAEHAAAYQLAGAACLSVLTDAPYFQGHEDYLADARRACELPVLRKDFLVDPWQVAEARAIGADAILIIVAALDDVLMREIEAAALERRMDVLVEVHDEEEMARASVLRSRLIGINNRDLKTFRTDIGTTERLVRMAPEDALLVSESGIETHDDCVRLSHSGVRSFLVGESLMRQHDLEAATRRLLDGEPR; this is translated from the coding sequence ATGAACAAGCTCGAGGAGATTTGCGCGACCAAGCGGCAAGAGGTGGCCGAGCGCCGTGCTCTGGCCACCGTGGATGATCTCGATAGAATGGCTGCCGGGCAGACGGCGCCACGCGGATTTCGCGCTGCGCTGGAGAATAAGTCGCGCGACGGGTTTGCCCTGATCGCGGAAATCAAGAAAGCTTCGCCGTCCAAAGGTTTGATCCGGCCCGATTTCCGTCCTGCGGAACACGCGGCGGCGTACCAGTTGGCGGGGGCTGCCTGCCTGTCCGTCCTGACGGATGCCCCGTACTTCCAGGGGCACGAGGACTATCTGGCCGACGCCCGGCGCGCGTGCGAGCTGCCAGTTCTGCGCAAGGATTTCCTGGTGGATCCGTGGCAGGTCGCCGAGGCTCGGGCGATTGGGGCGGATGCGATCCTGATCATTGTGGCCGCGCTGGATGACGTCCTTATGCGGGAGATTGAAGCCGCGGCGCTGGAGCGCAGGATGGATGTGCTGGTCGAAGTTCACGACGAGGAGGAAATGGCGCGCGCCTCTGTCCTTCGGTCCCGATTGATCGGGATAAACAACCGCGATTTGAAAACCTTCCGCACCGATATTGGCACGACGGAACGTCTGGTCCGCATGGCACCCGAGGATGCCTTGCTCGTCAGCGAGAGCGGGATCGAAACGCACGATGACTGCGTAAGGCTTTCTCACAGCGGGGTGCGGTCGTTTCTTGTCGGAGAAAGCCTCATGCGCCAGCACGACCTCGAAGCTGCGACGCGGCGCCTCCTGGATGGCGAACCCCGATGA
- the moaC gene encoding cyclic pyranopterin monophosphate synthase MoaC: MSGLTHLDETGAARMVDVGGKAETLRSATASGRIAMTAEALSAIREGSGPKGDVLAAARIAGIMAAKKTSELIPLCHPLLLEAVTVDFTFEPGGVRATARATLTGRTGVEMEAMTACCVALLTIYDMAKALDKGMVLGEIRLVEKSGGKSGPWRANTL, from the coding sequence ATGAGCGGTCTTACCCATCTCGACGAGACGGGGGCTGCCCGTATGGTCGACGTGGGCGGGAAGGCGGAAACGCTGCGTTCAGCGACGGCATCCGGCCGGATAGCGATGACTGCGGAGGCCTTGTCCGCAATTCGCGAGGGGTCCGGCCCCAAGGGCGATGTTCTCGCCGCAGCTCGCATTGCCGGCATCATGGCGGCCAAGAAAACGTCTGAGTTGATCCCGCTATGTCATCCGCTTCTGCTTGAAGCGGTAACGGTAGATTTCACCTTCGAGCCCGGCGGCGTGCGCGCCACCGCTCGCGCGACCCTGACGGGCCGAACCGGGGTGGAAATGGAAGCGATGACCGCATGTTGCGTCGCCCTGTTGACAATCTACGACATGGCCAAGGCGCTCGATAAGGGGATGGTTCTGGGGGAAATTCGCCTTGTCGAAAAATCGGGCGGCAAGTCGGGACCCTGGCGCGCAAACACTCTGTAG
- the lexA gene encoding transcriptional repressor LexA has product MLTAKQRELLKFITIRLEESGVSPSFEEMKEALDLKSKSGVHRLISALEERGFIRRLPNRARALEVIRQPEDSVAAPRVRASDNVIPLHRLSPPRAHAANDVVELPLHGRIAAGVPIEALEGQSTLPVPAALLGPGEHYALEVSGDSMIEAGIFDGDFALVRKTEVARDGEIVVALVRDEEATLKYLRREDGMIRLDPANGAYEPQIYRPGEVKVQGKLAGLLRRYN; this is encoded by the coding sequence ATGCTCACCGCTAAGCAACGCGAACTGCTCAAGTTCATCACCATCCGGCTCGAAGAGAGCGGCGTGTCGCCGTCATTCGAGGAAATGAAGGAGGCGCTGGATCTGAAAAGCAAGTCCGGTGTGCACCGCCTGATTTCCGCACTGGAGGAACGCGGTTTCATTCGCCGCCTGCCCAATCGAGCGCGGGCTCTGGAGGTCATCCGCCAGCCTGAAGACTCCGTCGCGGCCCCCCGGGTTCGGGCCAGTGATAACGTGATCCCCCTCCACCGCCTCTCGCCGCCGCGTGCTCATGCGGCAAACGACGTGGTCGAGCTGCCGCTTCATGGACGGATCGCCGCCGGTGTTCCGATCGAGGCGCTCGAAGGTCAGAGTACGTTACCGGTTCCGGCAGCGCTGCTTGGCCCTGGAGAGCACTACGCTCTGGAGGTTTCGGGCGATTCGATGATCGAAGCGGGTATTTTTGACGGCGATTTCGCGCTGGTTCGCAAGACCGAAGTCGCGCGTGACGGCGAGATCGTCGTCGCTCTGGTGCGGGACGAGGAAGCGACTCTGAAGTACCTGCGGCGGGAAGACGGGATGATCCGGCTCGACCCTGCCAACGGCGCGTATGAGCCTCAAATCTACCGTCCTGGCGAAGTCAAAGTGCAGGGCAAGCTTGCGGGCTTGCTGCGGCGGTACAACTGA
- a CDS encoding ComEC/Rec2 family competence protein, with product MLLLTGLTIELALMPVVLFHFHRAGFYGALANVVAIPLVTFISMPLIALSLALDLMGLGAPAWWLVGQSLDLLLTIAHFTSGQPGAVKLMPQMDGWAFASFTAGGLWLALWQGSVRLWGLLPVAVGALALAATPAPDILISGDGTHVGVRVRGEQLLMLRESRSDYARDNLRELAGVDGETIAMERWHGASCSRDFCTLGMQRGERRWRILMARSRSRIEERALAAACDQADIVIADRWLPRSCTPGWLKADRRLLAESGGLALYLADAGVTKVAEGRSGHPWWVARGNQRRKAVSCTAAASPQACPAL from the coding sequence ATGCTCCTGCTAACGGGCCTGACCATCGAGCTGGCACTGATGCCCGTCGTGCTGTTCCACTTTCACCGCGCGGGCTTCTACGGCGCGCTCGCCAACGTGGTGGCGATTCCGCTGGTCACATTCATTTCAATGCCCCTGATTGCATTGTCATTGGCGCTCGACCTGATGGGCTTGGGCGCGCCTGCCTGGTGGCTCGTCGGCCAGTCACTCGATCTGCTCCTGACAATTGCTCATTTCACCTCGGGGCAACCGGGCGCGGTCAAGCTGATGCCACAAATGGACGGCTGGGCCTTTGCCAGTTTCACCGCCGGTGGATTGTGGCTGGCGTTATGGCAGGGAAGTGTCAGGCTGTGGGGACTCCTGCCGGTCGCCGTGGGTGCGCTCGCGCTTGCCGCCACACCGGCGCCCGATATTCTGATATCCGGCGATGGCACGCATGTGGGCGTTCGGGTCCGCGGCGAGCAGCTGCTGATGTTGCGTGAGAGCCGGAGCGACTATGCACGCGACAATCTGCGAGAGCTGGCTGGCGTCGACGGAGAAACGATCGCCATGGAACGGTGGCACGGTGCCAGCTGCAGCCGTGATTTCTGCACGCTTGGGATGCAACGGGGCGAACGTCGCTGGCGCATACTGATGGCTCGGAGCCGCTCACGCATCGAGGAGCGCGCCTTGGCCGCCGCGTGTGACCAGGCCGATATCGTCATAGCCGACCGGTGGCTGCCCCGCAGTTGCACTCCGGGCTGGCTCAAAGCCGACCGCCGCCTCCTGGCTGAAAGCGGAGGTCTTGCCCTGTACCTTGCCGATGCCGGCGTAACGAAAGTGGCGGAGGGCCGGAGCGGTCACCCGTGGTGGGTGGCCCGCGGCAATCAGCGTCGAAAGGCGGTCAGTTGTACCGCCGCAGCAAGCCCGCAAGCTTGCCCTGCACTTTGA
- the gltX gene encoding glutamate--tRNA ligase — MASASGEVVTRFAPSPTGFLHIGGARTALFNWLYARHHGGRALLRIEDTDRKRSTAEAIDAIIDGLSWLGLDYDAPPVFQSERAARHAEVAFQLLENGHAYKCYATTEELEEMRAAQRAAKQPLRYDGRWRDRDPSHAPEGAPFVIRLKTPDEGETVIDDQVQGRVTVRNEELDDYVLLRADGSPTYMLAVVVDDHDMGVTHVIRGDDHLNNAFRQLPIYRAMGWPEPVYAHIPLIHGADGAKLSKRHGALGAETYRDEFGILPEALFNYLLRLGWGHGDKEEITRDEAIALFDLSGVGKSPSRFDLKKLHHLNGHYIRLADDARLAALVAPRIGPAVDQALLTQAMPQLKLRARDLDELAAGAAFLFKSRPLALDEKASALLQAEGARDLLGRISALLRTQTDWTVPALEATLKALAEELGLGLGKLAQPMRAALTGTSTSPGIFDVLALLGRDESLARLDAQASSADAEQQI, encoded by the coding sequence ATGGCAAGCGCTAGCGGAGAAGTAGTCACCCGCTTCGCCCCCTCGCCTACCGGGTTTCTTCATATCGGCGGCGCGCGCACGGCCTTGTTCAACTGGCTTTATGCGCGCCATCATGGTGGCCGGGCCCTTCTGCGGATCGAGGATACAGACCGCAAGCGCAGTACAGCCGAAGCAATCGACGCCATCATCGACGGCCTTTCCTGGCTCGGCCTCGATTATGATGCACCCCCCGTTTTTCAGTCAGAGCGCGCGGCGCGGCATGCCGAGGTGGCCTTCCAGCTTCTCGAGAATGGTCATGCTTACAAGTGCTACGCCACGACCGAGGAACTCGAGGAAATGCGCGCGGCCCAGCGCGCCGCGAAGCAGCCGCTGCGATACGACGGTCGTTGGCGCGACCGCGACCCGTCACACGCGCCCGAAGGCGCCCCGTTCGTAATCCGCCTGAAGACTCCGGACGAGGGGGAGACGGTGATCGACGACCAGGTGCAAGGCCGGGTCACGGTGCGGAACGAGGAGCTTGACGATTACGTCCTCCTGCGCGCCGACGGCTCACCGACCTACATGCTGGCAGTGGTGGTTGATGATCACGACATGGGCGTGACCCATGTGATCCGGGGCGACGACCACCTCAACAATGCTTTCCGTCAGCTGCCGATCTATCGCGCGATGGGCTGGCCCGAACCGGTTTACGCGCACATCCCGCTGATCCATGGCGCCGATGGCGCGAAGCTGTCGAAGCGGCACGGCGCGCTTGGCGCGGAAACTTACAGGGACGAGTTCGGCATCCTGCCGGAAGCGCTTTTCAACTATCTCCTGCGCCTCGGATGGGGCCACGGGGACAAGGAAGAAATCACCCGCGACGAGGCGATCGCGCTGTTCGACCTGTCCGGGGTGGGCAAGAGCCCATCCCGCTTCGATCTTAAAAAGCTGCATCACCTGAACGGGCATTACATCCGCCTGGCGGATGACGCCCGCCTTGCCGCGCTCGTTGCGCCGCGCATCGGCCCTGCGGTGGACCAGGCCCTGCTGACCCAGGCCATGCCGCAGCTCAAATTGAGAGCCAGGGATCTCGACGAACTCGCTGCCGGCGCTGCTTTCCTGTTCAAGTCGCGCCCGCTCGCGCTGGACGAGAAAGCGTCAGCCCTCTTGCAGGCTGAAGGTGCGCGCGACCTGCTCGGAAGGATTTCTGCGCTTTTGCGAACGCAAACCGACTGGACAGTGCCGGCTCTGGAAGCCACGCTGAAGGCACTTGCTGAAGAGCTCGGGTTGGGTCTCGGGAAGCTGGCGCAGCCGATGCGCGCCGCCCTGACCGGGACGTCCACCTCCCCGGGAATATTCGATGTACTGGCCCTGCTCGGACGGGACGAATCGCTGGCGCGGCTTGACGCGCAAGCTTCGTCTGCCGACGCGGAGCAGCAAATTTAA
- a CDS encoding citrate synthase has protein sequence MADKQATLSYRDKSIDLPVLEGSVGPEVIDIRKLYAQTGAFTYDPGYKSTGSCESALTYIDGDEGILLHRGYPIGQLAEQSSFMEVSYLLLNGELPSKSQLDEFTHTISRHTMVHEQLATFYRGFRRDAHPMAIMCGVVGALSAFYHDSADISDPEQRKIASHRLVAKMPTIAAMAYKYSVGQPFLYPDNSLSYTGNFLRMTFGVPAEPYEVVPAVEKAMDRIFILHADHEQNASTSTVRLAGSSGANPFACIAAGIACLWGPAHGGANEAALNMLREIGTPDKIPHYIERAKDKNDPFRLMGFGHRVYKNYDPRATVMQQTVREVFDALKVNDPLFETALRLEELALKDDYFIEKKLFPNVDFYSGVILSAIGFPTTMFTALFALARTVGWVAQWNEMISDPAQVIGRPRQLYTGPTQRDYVPIDQR, from the coding sequence ATGGCCGACAAGCAGGCGACGCTGAGCTACAGGGACAAGAGCATCGATCTGCCGGTTCTGGAAGGCAGTGTCGGGCCGGAAGTCATTGATATTCGCAAGCTGTACGCGCAGACCGGCGCGTTCACTTACGATCCGGGCTACAAGTCGACTGGCAGCTGCGAAAGCGCGCTCACTTACATCGACGGCGACGAAGGCATCCTGCTCCACCGCGGCTACCCGATCGGCCAACTGGCCGAGCAATCGAGCTTCATGGAAGTCAGCTACCTCCTGCTTAACGGTGAGCTGCCTTCAAAGAGCCAGCTTGACGAGTTCACGCACACGATCAGCCGTCATACGATGGTGCACGAACAGCTGGCGACGTTTTACCGGGGGTTCCGCCGCGACGCGCATCCGATGGCGATCATGTGCGGCGTGGTGGGCGCGCTGTCGGCTTTCTATCATGACAGCGCCGATATTTCCGATCCCGAGCAGCGCAAGATCGCAAGTCACCGTCTGGTCGCCAAGATGCCGACGATCGCGGCGATGGCGTACAAATATTCGGTCGGACAGCCGTTTCTCTACCCGGACAATTCGCTGTCCTACACCGGCAATTTCCTGCGCATGACCTTCGGCGTGCCGGCAGAGCCGTACGAAGTCGTCCCAGCGGTCGAAAAGGCGATGGACCGGATTTTCATTCTCCACGCCGACCATGAACAGAACGCCTCCACTTCCACGGTGCGTCTTGCCGGCTCGTCGGGCGCCAACCCGTTTGCGTGCATCGCGGCGGGCATCGCCTGCCTGTGGGGCCCAGCCCATGGCGGCGCGAACGAAGCGGCGCTCAACATGCTCCGCGAGATCGGAACGCCCGACAAGATCCCCCACTACATCGAGCGGGCGAAGGACAAGAACGATCCGTTCCGCCTGATGGGTTTCGGCCACCGGGTGTACAAGAACTACGATCCTCGCGCGACGGTCATGCAGCAGACGGTGCGCGAGGTGTTCGATGCGTTGAAGGTCAACGATCCGCTGTTCGAGACCGCTCTGCGGCTCGAGGAGCTGGCGCTGAAGGACGATTATTTCATCGAAAAGAAGCTGTTCCCGAATGTGGATTTCTACTCGGGCGTGATCCTTTCCGCGATTGGCTTCCCGACCACGATGTTCACGGCGCTGTTCGCCCTCGCCCGGACCGTGGGCTGGGTGGCGCAGTGGAACGAGATGATTTCCGACCCCGCGCAGGTCATCGGACGTCCCCGCCAGCTCTACACGGGTCCCACTCAGCGGGATTACGTGCCGATCGATCAGCGCTAA
- a CDS encoding sensor histidine kinase — protein MSASNVFARGVTDGEDRLIEADEPLAGLQTRCGGDLPGTVAIPQLLEAVRKSRTLGLKIARTIIAFDGEAMVRAWVDIAPPQQSHGGCTIEVGAWTATPPTAETDDAAAARRIEIDRDVAELTARLDGSQRLLTVDAHAADLDQVAHAMRAGQGKLWSEFVTFPDLAHRQPLHWRLLDGARCEIPGSGRRWTVTLVPLGRPEPGSAGFELLFVADTPLSEQAPLLEEPLAIPPAFAQEVTPVLRQPIARIIANAETIRARLAGPLADEYSDYAADIASAGQHLLSLIDDLADLEAVESADFSTQPDLIDLADVARRATGILAVRARAKDIQLLAPGESEAAPATGEFRRVLQILLNLVGNAIAYSPAGSRVTLSVDKAEEVSRVTVADEGPGMSAEQGGRVFNQFERLGRSGDGGSGLGLYISRKLARAMGGDLVVESAPGEGARFILTLPG, from the coding sequence ATGAGCGCTTCGAATGTCTTCGCGCGCGGTGTGACGGACGGGGAGGACCGTCTGATCGAGGCAGACGAGCCCCTGGCCGGGCTGCAGACGCGCTGCGGCGGTGATCTGCCAGGAACCGTCGCGATACCACAATTGCTCGAAGCGGTTCGAAAATCACGCACCCTTGGCCTGAAGATTGCCCGGACAATCATAGCCTTCGATGGCGAGGCCATGGTACGGGCCTGGGTCGATATTGCACCTCCACAACAGTCGCATGGCGGTTGCACCATCGAGGTTGGCGCGTGGACCGCCACGCCTCCCACTGCGGAAACCGATGATGCCGCAGCAGCCCGTCGGATCGAAATCGATCGCGATGTGGCGGAACTTACCGCGCGACTGGATGGCAGCCAGCGTTTGCTGACGGTGGACGCCCACGCAGCCGATCTCGACCAAGTGGCCCACGCAATGCGAGCGGGGCAAGGCAAGCTGTGGAGCGAGTTCGTCACGTTTCCCGACCTTGCTCACCGGCAGCCGCTGCACTGGCGCCTGCTCGATGGCGCACGGTGCGAGATTCCCGGTTCGGGGCGCCGCTGGACGGTTACCCTTGTTCCTTTGGGACGGCCGGAGCCGGGAAGCGCGGGGTTCGAGCTTCTATTTGTCGCCGACACTCCGTTGTCCGAGCAGGCGCCGCTATTGGAAGAGCCACTCGCTATCCCGCCAGCATTCGCACAGGAGGTGACGCCGGTCCTGCGCCAGCCCATCGCCCGCATCATCGCCAATGCGGAAACCATTCGGGCGCGCCTGGCTGGACCGCTGGCCGACGAATACAGCGATTATGCGGCCGACATTGCCAGCGCTGGGCAGCACCTTCTTTCGCTCATCGATGACCTCGCCGACCTGGAAGCGGTCGAGTCGGCGGATTTCTCAACGCAGCCCGATCTCATCGATCTCGCGGACGTGGCCCGGCGCGCGACGGGTATCCTCGCGGTGCGTGCCCGCGCGAAAGACATCCAGCTATTGGCGCCCGGCGAGAGCGAGGCCGCACCCGCGACCGGTGAATTCCGCCGGGTCCTTCAGATCTTGCTTAACCTTGTCGGCAACGCGATCGCCTATTCACCTGCAGGGTCACGCGTGACCCTTTCCGTAGACAAGGCAGAGGAAGTCTCTCGCGTGACGGTCGCCGACGAAGGGCCGGGCATGTCAGCCGAGCAGGGGGGAAGGGTGTTCAACCAGTTCGAACGCCTCGGCCGCAGCGGCGACGGGGGTTCCGGGCTTGGTCTGTATATTTCGCGCAAGCTGGCCCGTGCCATGGGCGGGGACCTTGTTGTCGAGAGCGCGCCGGGGGAGGGAGCGCGCTTTATCCTGACCCTTCCCGGCTAG
- a CDS encoding Hpt domain-containing protein yields the protein MAYEHGAFDATLRAAAGQDPALLAELRAAFCDSLDRQFDLLRRARCDGNWTVAAQRLKGLATSFHAGELIDLAEEAIAAAPREPTILRRIEQYRDRFVASAPAAR from the coding sequence ATGGCTTACGAACACGGTGCATTCGATGCGACGCTTAGGGCCGCCGCCGGACAGGACCCTGCGTTGCTCGCCGAGTTGCGAGCGGCCTTCTGCGACAGTCTTGACCGGCAGTTCGACCTGCTCAGGCGGGCTCGCTGCGATGGAAACTGGACGGTTGCCGCGCAGCGGTTGAAGGGTCTGGCCACAAGCTTCCACGCTGGTGAACTGATCGATCTCGCCGAGGAAGCGATCGCGGCGGCACCGCGAGAGCCGACCATCCTGAGGCGGATCGAGCAATATCGGGATCGTTTCGTCGCCAGCGCTCCAGCAGCGCGCTAG